Genomic segment of Candidatus Peregrinibacteria bacterium:
TACGTTTTTTGGGCATTATTATTCTTTTTCTCCTCTCGAAATTTTGTGTGTCAATCACAGAAAGATGAAAATACACCGAATCTGCCAATAGAAACTTGTTGGCAGAAGTGGAGCAAAGTGGAGCAAAGATTGTTGACAACAAAACATGGAAATGTGAAGAATATAAGCGTTGAATGTGCATTTCGATTTTTTATTTTATTATTATATTTTTATGACGTTCGAAGGCGGATCATATTTTGACGATGATCATGTGTCGGATCTTTTTAAAGAGTCTGCAGCAGCAAACCCAAAAGCAGCCACGGTTTTAGAAGAAGGTGCCCAATTGACACAAGAAGGGTTAGGAGTAAGCATGTCAGGAGAACCTCAAACACCAGGAACAGCAGATTCAAAACTAGTTCAAACATTGCTCGATGTAGCCCAAAAACTAAGAAGCAGTTCAGAAGCAGCAGCGCCAATGCGCGAAGAACCACCAACACAGCAAGAGGAAAACAACGGAGGAAAACGCACGATTTCGTATATACCACCAAATATTCATATATTAAAGCGACCAACTCAACCCTACCAGCACTCCCTTCAATCAACTTCTGGAGCCAGCATTAACGCTCCACTTTCGCAAGCTACATAAATACAGGTAATAACGCTTTTTGCATGAAACTGCTTTTTAGGCGGGTCCCTGAAGTTTTGTGAAAATTTTCTCTCATTTTTTGTTGCATGAAATCAGAACAGAAATGTCCTCTTCCAGAACTCGTAGAAGGAGTAACTCCAGAAAATATTCACAATGAAACTAATACTGGCGAAAATGTCGGAGAAGAAATTATTTCATAAACTGAGAGACATCATCCCTTCTCTTCACGTCCCACTTGTCGAATCTGTCGAAGATGAGAAAATTTTTTTATGAAATGAAAATTGAAAATCCATAAAAAAACGCACAAACACTGAACATTCTGATTTCATCGCGCTCCAATTTTTCAAATCGAAACGGAAACAAAACATTTCATCCGAAAATTAGCCCAAACTTGGGCTTGTAGGAGGTGGTGGAGGAGAATTTTGTGCCATGGGAGATGGCGGTAGAGGCGGCGACCTCATAACTCCAGACGTCGCAATATTTTGTTTAAAGTATCGCCCTGTCGTCTCCGGCGTAATAGGGATATACTTACATTCCTGACATTTTTTCTCAATATATTGAGCTACTTTTTGATGATCACGAGCATGCTTTTGAGAAATCTCTGTGAAATCAGAAGCAGTGTTAATAATTATAGATCCATATCCAAGGAGAAATGAGATAATTCCCGTATGCGCCGGACGAATATTCGTAATGTACGGGTATTCTACGTTCTGCGTTCCCTGTCCAAAAAGATATTTATTCTGGAAAATAATCCGCATATTCGTGATGTAGAGAACGTCATAATGATAATCAAGCCACACTTTCCAAAACGAAAGAACCGTCACGAGAAAAAGCACAGCAGAAATCGTAATCGCAATTTCGTGGAATTTTCCAAAAAGAAGAACAAGAAGCGTGAGAATTCCGAGAGAAAGAGGAAGCGTCATATTGGCGAGAAAAAATATAGGATGCTGCATCACCACCTTTTCGATCTCTTCGCCCGGCAAAAGATCCACATGACGCCGTGACCATTTCTTGACACTCTCCTCTGTTTCATCAGAAGATTTCATGTGGGCTATTTTGAGAATTCGAACAATTCGAGCAACTCGAAGTATTCGGAACACTTCTGTACCCACTCGAGAAAGCGAGAGATAGTATGGGACAATAGAAAGGAGATCAATAAGCCCCCAAAACGAAAAGATATATCGAAGTTTCCGTGGCGCAGCATATATTCTCGTGATGTATTCGAGAGTAAATACTGTGGTGACAATCATTTCGATTGTTTCGGTAACAAGGGAGTATTTTTGAAAATCTCGAATGAGTTCAATGGGCAAAAGAATGACGGAGACCAAAATGAGCACCAAAATAAGAGCATTGAGGAATTTCCCCGTAGGCCCATGCCCTCCTTCCAGTGAATTCCAAAGAAATTCCTGGACGTGATGACGGCGAATATTCGCTGGTTCATTCATAAAAATTAGGGAGAGAGGGTTTTGAATTATACAATCTTTTTTCTCGAATGAGAAAGCATTCGGACTAGAAATTCTTCAATGCATATACTAGTATGACAGAAGAATTTTACAAAAAAAGAGAATGTCAGGAGTTGCTGTTTCACCACGCATTGAAGAAAGTTGGGGAAAAGTTCTGACGACTGATTTTCAGAGCGCTCAATTCCTCGCCCTGAAGCAGTTCCTTCTCGATGAAATCGAAAAAAAAATACAGATCTATCCCCCACCAGAGCAAATCTTTTCCGCATTTGAGCATACTCCTTTTGACAAAGTAAAAGTCGTTATTCTTGGACAAGATCCGTATCATGGTGCAAGACAGGCAAATGGACTTTGTTTTTCGGTATCGCCCGGAATTTCTCAGCCACCATCGCTTCAAAATATTTTTAAAGAACTTCATGATGATCTTGGAATTCCGATTCCCAAAACTGGAGACCTCACTTCGTGGGCAAATCAAGGCGTTCTTCTTCTCAATGCGATTCTCACCGTTCGTGCAGGAGAGGCTGCTTCACATCAAGGAAAAGGATGGGAGGATTTTACGGATGCGGCGATTCGAAAGCTCTCCACAGAAAAAGAAGGAATTGTGTTTCTCCTCTGGGGAAAATACGCGCAGGAAAAAGGAAAAGTTATTGATCGTTCCAAACATTTTGTTCTCGAAGCAGCACATCCATCTCCTTTTTCAGTACACAGTGGATTTTTTGGATGTAAACATTTTTCCGTGACAAATGCAATTTTGGAAAAAATCGGGAAAACACCAATTGATTGGAGGATTGAATAATTATGCCTCAAGGTGATGATCTACCTTAAGTTTTTTCGCATAGAGAAGGAGCATCGGAAGACCAAGAAGAAATAATGGCCAGAGCTGAAGCGGCTGAGGGAAGAAATAGCTCACGGCGGCAAAAAGTTCACATGCTATAAATCGTCCCAATGAAAAATTAATTTCTCGATGGAGTGTGAAATATGTCGTATTCGTTTTTTTCCCATACGAATAAAAATACGCGAAAAATGTTGATCTGAGTACTGAAGCAGAAAAGCTATAGAGTGACTGAACAAAATAAATAAAAATTGTGGGATGAAAGAAAACAAGAAAATATCGCCCAAAAGTAGCGACAAGTTGTCCCAAGAGAGAGCTTCGTAACAAGATTTTTCGGTGCGCTTTGTCAAAATAGTGTCCAAAAAGAACCATCATTGCGGCTGAAATTGCCATGCTTATAGTGCTCAGGATTCCGAGCTCGAAGAAGCTCTCCCGCGAAAGAACGAGATAAAAAAGTATGGGCCAGAGTGTATATGAAATCATAGTGATAAAACCATCTCCAAAATACGCAAATCGTGTTTCACGAAAAATTTCGTGAGAACTCTTCATCTCTTCATATTTTTTCATGTCAAATTTCATTTTCAATTTTGTGCGAATGAAAAAGAGGGGGAGAACAGATGTCGCAACAATGAAACATCCAATGAGAAAGATGATTTGGAAAGGAAGAAAAAGAGAAAGAGCTCCGGCAAAAACCGGCGCGATCATAAGAGTAACGGTGGAAACGGCATTGAGAATTCCTGTCTGAAGCCCCACAGTTTTTGCATGAATAATTTCCACAAAGTAGAGATTATACGCGGGCCAATAAAAGAGATATTGCAGGAGAAGAACGACCACTGTCGGTATCCACCACATATTTCCAATGGCTACTAATTGAAGAAGAATTCCAAATATGATGTAGAAAAAAATCCCTGCACTCAAAAAGATTTTAATACCAATTTTTGTGAGCGCTTCGAGAATATATCTGGTGAAAAAATATCCTCCTAAACTTGTAACTCCAAAAAACGAAAAAACAAATGAGATAGAAAAGCCCTGCTTTAAAAAGAAGATGGGGAGGGAAAAAAGAAAGATGACTTCTGAAAAAGAAAAAATTCCCGTATGCACATAAAACAGGATATCATCCCGGAATATTTTTCGAGGAGGAGAAGAAATACTCATTTATTGAGCAGGCAAAATAGATTTGAATGCGAGAAGCATTCGCTCATAAAATCTCGCTTTTCGGATTTTACATTTTTTAGAACTCGGAAATGCCCAGACTTTAAATATTTTTTTTACTTTATTTCCTTCGACATCTGTAACAAATACCTTAAAATAATAAATACCGTATGAAAGACTATGAACTTTTGAAGAATATTCCGGTTCATTTTGACTCTTGTTTATCAATATTTCTGGATATTTTTCAGGA
This window contains:
- a CDS encoding MFS transporter, whose product is MHTGIFSFSEVIFLFSLPIFFLKQGFSISFVFSFFGVTSLGGYFFTRYILEALTKIGIKIFLSAGIFFYIIFGILLQLVAIGNMWWIPTVVVLLLQYLFYWPAYNLYFVEIIHAKTVGLQTGILNAVSTVTLMIAPVFAGALSLFLPFQIIFLIGCFIVATSVLPLFFIRTKLKMKFDMKKYEEMKSSHEIFRETRFAYFGDGFITMISYTLWPILFYLVLSRESFFELGILSTISMAISAAMMVLFGHYFDKAHRKILLRSSLLGQLVATFGRYFLVFFHPTIFIYFVQSLYSFSASVLRSTFFAYFYSYGKKTNTTYFTLHREINFSLGRFIACELFAAVSYFFPQPLQLWPLFLLGLPMLLLYAKKLKVDHHLEA
- the ung gene encoding uracil-DNA glycosylase; its protein translation is MSGVAVSPRIEESWGKVLTTDFQSAQFLALKQFLLDEIEKKIQIYPPPEQIFSAFEHTPFDKVKVVILGQDPYHGARQANGLCFSVSPGISQPPSLQNIFKELHDDLGIPIPKTGDLTSWANQGVLLLNAILTVRAGEAASHQGKGWEDFTDAAIRKLSTEKEGIVFLLWGKYAQEKGKVIDRSKHFVLEAAHPSPFSVHSGFFGCKHFSVTNAILEKIGKTPIDWRIE
- a CDS encoding ion transporter; translated protein: MNEPANIRRHHVQEFLWNSLEGGHGPTGKFLNALILVLILVSVILLPIELIRDFQKYSLVTETIEMIVTTVFTLEYITRIYAAPRKLRYIFSFWGLIDLLSIVPYYLSLSRVGTEVFRILRVARIVRILKIAHMKSSDETEESVKKWSRRHVDLLPGEEIEKVVMQHPIFFLANMTLPLSLGILTLLVLLFGKFHEIAITISAVLFLVTVLSFWKVWLDYHYDVLYITNMRIIFQNKYLFGQGTQNVEYPYITNIRPAHTGIISFLLGYGSIIINTASDFTEISQKHARDHQKVAQYIEKKCQECKYIPITPETTGRYFKQNIATSGVMRSPPLPPSPMAQNSPPPPPTSPSLG